The Stieleria maiorica genome includes the window CGCTGAGTCGTGGTTTTCGACGTGGGGAATCGCTCGCGGCGACCGCGTGGTCTGTGACGTCCTGTGGCCACACGGAGGCATTCATGAAAAAACTCATGTTGCTGACGGTTTTCCTTTTTTGCTGCACGTTCGGCTGCAGCCCGAATGAACCCGAAATGCCACAGTTTGTCCGCGACTATGAACGGGCAATCCTTGAGAGTGATCTGGGGCCATTGGACAAAGTGCTAACCTCCAGCCTATGCAACGATCGGTACGCATTGGATTCAGGGCTGATCCAAACCATTGCGGGCACGATTGCCCTTCGGCAGGTTGTTTGGCATGACGTATACGTTACGACGTCTGGAACGCGGCAGATGTTCCTTCTGGACTGCTTTATACGGCCCGTCGCCTCAACGCCGATACAACCTGTCGCGGTGATTACGGACGCCGACTTCAAACTCATTAACTGGAGGCTGTTGTCTCCCTGGTCCGAAGGATTTCAAGCGGCGGAGCTGGCTGTTAACGATGACGGTACACACACTCTGACTGTCCGCACCCTTGCGAATTGGTTCGCGGGGACGATTTCGTATCCGTATCCAATTCGTGACGATCAGTTTATAGACGAAGGTCAGGTGTATACGGGGCCGAAAGACGATAGCGTGGTCTACAAAGGTTACAATGGCGATCCCCCAAATGCCAAAGACGCTCTGAAGGCTCTGCGGGCAACACGTCAAGACGAAGATGGTGTTTTCGTGTCACCGATTCTCAATCAATACTCAAAACATGGATTGGGCGATTCCTGGTCACGGGGCTTTGTTCATGATGATCGGCCGCGAAATTTACGAACCGATAAGAACGTCGAACCGAAACGGTACACAAACAAGCCCACAGAACAAACGATTGCAGCGGAGCCGAAATAGGTGGGCTGGTTCGCTTTACTGAGCAACGTTTCCTCTCGGCCGCTGAATCTAGACGTTCATACTTTAAGGATCGTGTGACTTACGATTGAAACCTTGAGCGATTCAAGCCCTGACCTGCCGCATCTGCCAAATAAAGCCGCGAGCAAAGGCAGCAGATTTCGCGTCTTCGTTTTGCGAGCGGCGTGCGTCTACGGCCTCTTCGTAAACGTTTGGTATTTTGGTGCCGCAGCACTGTATTTTTGGGTCTTCGGCGACAATTCGTCGACATTGGGGCTCTACCCAATAATCCCCGCTGCGATTGTTGCCGTAGCAACAGTTCTGCTCATCCGAAATCAGATGACGACGATGTACGTTGTGGCGGGGCTTACGGCACCGCTGGGGCTTTCTTTCGCTTGCAATGTGTTCCGATTTGGGCTCGTCTGACTTGTTTCTGACGTTTTAATCTCTCCACGCTGCCTTCGTCCTTGATGCGGCAACCTGTTGCCACCCATGAACATGCGGCGAGCACCCGAAGCGAGACGGCTAGCAATTCCATGTGGAGCGATTGACAGGCCTTTTCTCCGTTACGACACTCGCTCCCCCTTTGCCGCCAACCGGTTGGTCTGTGAACGGGGTGATCGTCGCCGGTATCTGAACAACAATGGAACGCGCTGACCCGGAACTTTATGGCTTGTGATCCGCGCGTTCCAACCGACGAGGCTTAGGTGGGGTGTTTGTGATTGCCGGCGAAGCAGCGGACGGTTTCCTTGCCGCGTGAACGCCTCGGCCGTGCGTTCTAAGACGGAGCCTTGGAACGAGGGCGATTGGCAGTGTAGACCCATTGTCCCCGATTGTTCTGCTGTTGTTCTGCTGGCTGAGAGGGTTTGGTGGTGGGCCGCTGCGCGGGCCTGGGGGAACAGTTGAGGACAACGGTTCTACAATTTGCCGCGTGGCGGCTAGGGGAGAACAGTTGGGGACAAGGGTTCTACAGTTTGCCGCGTGGCGGGTAGGGGGAACCGTTGGGGACAACGGTTCTACAGTTTGCCGCGTGGCGGGTAGGGGGAACAGTTGGGGACAACGGTTCTACACTTTGCCGCGTGGCGGGTAGGGGGAGAACCGTTGGGGACAACGGTTCTACACTTCGGCTGTTGCACGGAGCACTAGGCTTGCGATTGCAGCATTTGCGCTTTGGCCATCGCGTCTTCGGCTTTGGCGATGTATTGCTGGTCTTGCGTTCCGGCCCACGCCCGTTGGTACGTCACGCTCATGGCGGTGAAGTTGAACGGGTCATTGGGTTCCAGCTCACACGCTTTTTCGCCGTGCTGGATCGCCTCGGCGTGTTGCCCCGTCTTGGTGTAGACGCGGGCGAGCGCCAGATGTCCGAGCACGAACGAATCGTCTTGATCAAGGATCGAGTTCAAGCCCTCGATCGCTTCGCTGAACTTCTCGTCGTCGATCAGTTTTTCGACTTCGTTGTATTGACTGTGGATATCACTCATCGTTTGAAAAATTATGCCTGGGCCAGGTTTCGAAGAACGGTCGGCAGGATGCCGCCGTTGCGGTAATACTGCAATTCGACCGGCGTGTCGATCCGGACGATGCAGTCAAAGGTGGTGACGGTGCCGTCGTCGGCGGTCGCCGTCACAGCGATCGTGCTGCGGGGTTCCAGGTCATCGGACAGGTCCGGGATCGAGAACGTTTCCTCGCCGGTCAAACCGAGTGATTGCCACGTTTTTCCGTCAGCGAATTCCAACGGTAAGACGCCCATGCCGACCAGGTTGCTGCGGTGAATCCGCTCGTAGCTGGCAGCGATCACGGCCTTGACCCCTAGCAACATCGTGCCCTTGGCCGCCCAGTCGCGACTGCTGCCGGTACCGTATTCGGTTCCGGCCAACACGACCAACGGGGTGCCGTCTTTCTGGTACTGCATCGACGCGTCGTAGATGCTGGTCACTTCACCGGTGGGCAGGTGACGCGTGACGCCACCTTCGGTTCCCGGCGCCAGCTGGTTGCGGATGCGAATGTTGGCAAACGTGCCGCGAACCATCACCAAATCATTGCCGCGTCGCGATCCGAAACTGTTGAATTCTTTGATCGGGATTCCGCTCTCTTGCAGGAATTTACCGGCAGGTCCGTCCGAAGCGATCGCACCGGCCGGCGAGATGTGGTCGGTCGTGACCGAATCGCCCAACAGCACCAGGCATCGAGCACCTTCGATCGGTCCGATCGCCGGGACTGCGTCGCCACTGACGTGATCCAAGAAGGGCGGATGGTGGATGTAACTGCTCTCATCGCTCCAGGGATAAATCGCTCCCTCGGCCGCTTCGATCGCGTTCCACAATTCGTTCCCCGCGACGGCTTCGTTGTATTGCCGCGTGAACATCTCGGGATCGATCGAGGTATGGATGGTGTCCAGGATCTCTTCGGCCGACGGCCAGATCTCTTTCAGGTAGACGTCTTCGCCCTTGGCATCTTTGCCCAACGGCTCGTTGACCAGATCGATGTCGGTCGTTCCGGCCAATGCGTAGGCGACCACCAGCGGCGGGCTGGCCAAATAGTTCGCTCGGGTCAACGGATTGACGCGTCCTTCGAAGTTCCGGTTGCCGCTGAGCACGGCCGATGCGACCAGGTCCCCCGACTCGATCGCGCCGGCAACCGGTGCCGGCAACGGACCGCTGTTGCCGATACACGTCGTGCACCCGTATCCGACGGTGTGGAAACCGAGCGTCTTGAGCGGCTCGGTCAGACCGGCCTTGTCCAAGTACTCGGTGACGACGCGTGATCCCGGTGCCAAACTGGTTTTGACGTGCGAGGGAACCTTCAGCCCACGCTCGGCTGCTTTCTTGGCCAGCAAACCGGCGCCGATCATTACCGACGGGTTGCTGGTGTTGGTGCAGGACGTGATGGCCGCGATCACCACCGCACCGTGGCCGATCTGGCTGCTGTGACCGTTGTCCTGGATCGTGCCTTTGCGATCCAATTCGCTGGCATCGAGCCCGAACCCGGTCTTGCCGATCGGCGCGGTCAATGCGTCGTGGAACGCCGACTTCATGTTTGCCAGTGAGATTCGGTCTTGGGGACGCTTCGGCCCGGCCAAGCTGGGTTCCACGGTTCCCAAGTCCAACGACAGTGTCTTGGTGTAGTTCAGCGTCGGACTGTCGTCGGTGTGGAACAACCCTTGTTCTTTGCAGTACCGTTCGACCAACTGAACGCCGGCCTCGGCGCGACCGGTTTGTCGCAAGTAAGTTAATGTGACATCGTCGACGGGGAAGAAGCCCATCGTCGCGCCATACTCAGGCGCCATGTTGGCGATCGTGGCCCGGTCGGCGACGCTCATCGCGTTCATCCCGCTGCCGAAGAACTCGACGAACTTGCCCACCACACCTTCGGCTCGCAACAGTTCGACCACACGCAACACCATGTCGGTCGCCGTTGCACCGGACGGCAGTTTGCCGGTCAGTTCAAAACCGATGACTTCCGGCATCAACATGTACAAGGGCTGTCCCAGCATGTTGGCTTCGGCTTCGATCCCGCCGACGCCCCAACCGAGCACGCCCAGGCCATTGATCATCGTGGTGTGACTGTCTGTACCGACCAGCGTGTCGGGCATCGCCACCGGGCCGTCGCCGGTATCGCGGATCGCGACGACATGAGCCAGATATTCCAAGTTGACTTGGTGAACGATCCCGACGTTCGGCGGAACGACGCGGAAGTTGTCAAAGGCTTGTTGCCCCCAACGCAAGAATTCATAACGTTCCCGGTTCCGCTCGAATTCGATCTCGACGTTTTGCCCCAACGCGGCTTCGCTGCCGAAGAAGTCGACCTGAACACTGTGGTCGATCACCAAGTCGACAGGGATCAACGGGTTGATCTTGTTGGGGTCGCCGCCGATGCGTTGCATCGCCGATCGCATCGCTGCCAAGTCGACGACCGCCGGCACGCCGGTGAAGTCCTGCAGCACGACACGGTAGGGCTTGAAGGGGACTTCCTGCTTGGCCGGAGAGGCGGCGTTCCAAGCCGCCAAGTTTTTCACATCGTCTTCGCTGACCGAAAATCCGTCGCAGTTGCGCAAGACCGCTTCGAGCAGCACTCGAATCGAAAACGGCATCCGATCAATCTGGCCGAGTCCGGCGTCTTGCAACTTGCTGAGCCGGTAAATGGTGGCTGCTCCGCTGCCGGTTTCAAATTGGTCGCGGACGCTAAACGGGTCAAAACTCACTGCGGGGGTCTCTGCGTGCAAAGCGGAAAGGGAACTGTCAACGCGCACAGTCTATCGTTTTACTCTGAAAAAATCGCCCCTGCGACAGGCCGTCTCAGCCCAAGTCGGCCGGATGCGTCCCTTGATCGCAGGCTGCGGCGGCGAAGGCATCCCTGTCCGCCGCAGATCGCCGTTTTGGGGCCCGCCATCGCCCAAAGTTCCACGATCCGACCCCAGTTTTCTGCCCCACCCGCTCGTCTTTCTGCCCCACCCGCTCGTCTGGGGCGCATCGCAGCCGATCGTGGTTCGACGAATTCGCAAAAAGCACGCCTTCGACTCCTGTCAAACTGGGCGATTTGCGTTCGTTGTAGCGGACGTAGCGATTCTCTTGATCGTTCGGATTCTTTCGCGCCGATCAAAGATTGCGAAGAAGGACTGATTCCCCGATGGCTTTCCGCTGAACTGCGAGACGTTGTGACCATGAGCTTGAATTCCCTACTGATCCGGCCGTTTTTGCCCTCACAACGACGCCCAAGTCGGTCGGCCAAAGCCATCATGCTGGGCAGCCTGCTGTCGGGCGTCTCGGCGGTCTCGGTGCTTGGGGCCCCGCATGCCACGGCGGCCGAAACGGCCTGCGGTGTGTGTCCCCCCGTCAGCGGGCAAGTCCGGTGTGAGTGTGGTTCGTGCGGCCGATCGGGATTGCTGGCGCAAAACCCGATTTACACGACACTCGACACGGTCGCCGGCGGAATCGAGAAACTGCTGGGACTGGACCGTTGTTGCAACACCGCATGCACCAAAAGCGGTTGCGACGGTGGATGCGATTCAGCCCCCTGGATGATGGACTTCGAATCCGCCACGCCCACCAGCCCGCACGACTCGGTCGCCCCACAGCCGATCCCCGCTCCGCCGCCGACCGCCAAACCGATCGCCCGTCCTCCAGCGACAACTCCACAGTTGCCGAGCGTACCGCCGTTGGCCCCCGCACCAGCGAAAGTGCCGCAACCCGAACCGGCGCCAGCAAAGCCGGCACCTCCTAAGCCAGCGCC containing:
- a CDS encoding tetratricopeptide repeat protein, yielding MSDIHSQYNEVEKLIDDEKFSEAIEGLNSILDQDDSFVLGHLALARVYTKTGQHAEAIQHGEKACELEPNDPFNFTAMSVTYQRAWAGTQDQQYIAKAEDAMAKAQMLQSQA
- the acnA gene encoding aconitate hydratase AcnA; translated protein: MSFDPFSVRDQFETGSGAATIYRLSKLQDAGLGQIDRMPFSIRVLLEAVLRNCDGFSVSEDDVKNLAAWNAASPAKQEVPFKPYRVVLQDFTGVPAVVDLAAMRSAMQRIGGDPNKINPLIPVDLVIDHSVQVDFFGSEAALGQNVEIEFERNRERYEFLRWGQQAFDNFRVVPPNVGIVHQVNLEYLAHVVAIRDTGDGPVAMPDTLVGTDSHTTMINGLGVLGWGVGGIEAEANMLGQPLYMLMPEVIGFELTGKLPSGATATDMVLRVVELLRAEGVVGKFVEFFGSGMNAMSVADRATIANMAPEYGATMGFFPVDDVTLTYLRQTGRAEAGVQLVERYCKEQGLFHTDDSPTLNYTKTLSLDLGTVEPSLAGPKRPQDRISLANMKSAFHDALTAPIGKTGFGLDASELDRKGTIQDNGHSSQIGHGAVVIAAITSCTNTSNPSVMIGAGLLAKKAAERGLKVPSHVKTSLAPGSRVVTEYLDKAGLTEPLKTLGFHTVGYGCTTCIGNSGPLPAPVAGAIESGDLVASAVLSGNRNFEGRVNPLTRANYLASPPLVVAYALAGTTDIDLVNEPLGKDAKGEDVYLKEIWPSAEEILDTIHTSIDPEMFTRQYNEAVAGNELWNAIEAAEGAIYPWSDESSYIHHPPFLDHVSGDAVPAIGPIEGARCLVLLGDSVTTDHISPAGAIASDGPAGKFLQESGIPIKEFNSFGSRRGNDLVMVRGTFANIRIRNQLAPGTEGGVTRHLPTGEVTSIYDASMQYQKDGTPLVVLAGTEYGTGSSRDWAAKGTMLLGVKAVIAASYERIHRSNLVGMGVLPLEFADGKTWQSLGLTGEETFSIPDLSDDLEPRSTIAVTATADDGTVTTFDCIVRIDTPVELQYYRNGGILPTVLRNLAQA